A genomic window from Solanum dulcamara chromosome 11, daSolDulc1.2, whole genome shotgun sequence includes:
- the LOC129873251 gene encoding transcription termination factor MTEF1, chloroplastic has product MSSAATSFHSCLCFSVQKSSSSCSDQLLSTTKPKSILQKNPLYQPTHKNISLQFKEKILCLEIMGVDSGKALSQNPCLHTASLHAIHSIITFLQSKGLYQKDFARIFGMCPTILTSDIKSELNPVFNFLSKDLRIPEQNFRKVINKCPRLLICSVKDQLKPTLFYLQRLGFTDVHHLSYQDPILLVSSVQNTLIPKLHYLVSLGFSTTEAVQMTLRCPGLFTFSIQNNFKPKFDYFSQQMEGQLDELKDFPQYFAFSLDKRIKPRHIQLVQTGVSIPLSLMLKTTDEEFNDLIRQQTG; this is encoded by the coding sequence ATGTCAAGTGCAGCAACATCTTTTCATTCTTGTCTATGCTTCTCTGTTCAGAAATCATCATCGTCGTGTTCAGATCAACTTTTATCAACAACAAAACCAAAATCCATTCTCCAAAAAAACCCACTTTATCAACCAACTCACAAGAACATCTCGTTGCAATTCAAGGAGAAAATCTTGTGCTTAGAAATAATGGGTGTTGATTCAGGGAAAGCACTCTCCCAAAACCCTTGTCTTCACACAGCTTCTTTACACGCTATTCATTCCATCATCACTTTCCTTCAATCGAAAGGACTTTACCAGAAAGACTTTGCAAGGATCTTTGGGATGTGCCCAACAATTCTAACATCAGATATCAAATCTGAACTCAACCCAGTTTTCAATTTCCTCTCAAAAGACCTAAGAATCCCTGAACAAAACTTCAGGAAGGTCATCAACAAATGTCCAAGATTGCTCATTTGCAGTGTTAAAGATCAACTTAAACCAACTCTGTTTTATCTTCAAAGACTTGGCTTCACAGATGTACATCATTTATCTTATCAAGATCCAATCTTACTCGTTTCTAGTGTCCAAAATACCTTAATACCCAAGCTTCATTATTTGGTAAGTTTAGGATTTTCAACAACTGAAGCTGTCCAAATGACTTTGAGGTGTCCAGGACTATTTACTTTTAGCATTCAGAATAATTTCAAGCCTAAATTTGACTACTTTTCACAACAAATGGAAGGCCAATTGGATGAATTGAAAGACTTTCCTCAGTACTTTGCTTTTAGTTTGGATAAAAGAATAAAGCCAAGGCACATTCAACTTGTACAGACTGGAGTTTCAATTCCATTGTCATTAATGCTCAAGACTACTGATGAAGAGTTCAACGACTTGATAAGGCAACAAACTGGATAA